The following proteins come from a genomic window of Ignavibacteriales bacterium:
- the fabG gene encoding 3-oxoacyl-ACP reductase FabG, with the protein MIDLTNKVAIVTGGSRGIGEACVKLFSQANASVAFTYKNAEDQAKKLEKKFDRSSNNQFPKVKAYRVDMESEKEINEMIVKVSDEFGKIDILVHNAGIWNDGALDEMTLDHWNELMRVNLTSTFIFCKAAAQQMKKNNFGRMILVSSTAGQRGEAFHSHYAASKGGIISFTKSLAVELAQYNITVNSVAPGWVDTEMCSKVFSDAKYKESVRKEIPVGRIATAEDIAGPILFLASDLARHINGEILNVNGGSILCG; encoded by the coding sequence ATGATAGATCTGACAAATAAAGTCGCAATTGTAACCGGCGGTTCACGCGGAATTGGCGAAGCATGCGTTAAATTGTTTTCGCAGGCAAATGCTTCTGTGGCGTTTACTTATAAAAATGCCGAAGATCAGGCCAAGAAACTTGAAAAAAAATTTGATCGATCATCTAATAATCAATTTCCTAAAGTGAAAGCATACCGCGTTGATATGGAATCCGAAAAAGAAATCAATGAAATGATTGTGAAAGTCTCCGATGAATTTGGAAAAATTGATATCCTTGTTCATAACGCCGGGATATGGAACGATGGCGCATTGGATGAAATGACTCTTGATCATTGGAATGAACTAATGAGAGTTAATCTCACTTCTACATTCATATTTTGTAAAGCCGCTGCACAGCAAATGAAGAAAAATAATTTCGGAAGAATGATATTGGTTTCATCAACTGCCGGTCAGCGTGGAGAGGCATTTCACTCACATTATGCGGCATCCAAGGGAGGAATTATTTCATTTACTAAATCACTTGCAGTTGAATTGGCACAATATAACATAACTGTAAATTCTGTTGCACCCGGTTGGGTTGATACGGAAATGTGCAGTAAAGTTTTTTCCGATGCTAAATACAAAGAGAGTGTTAGAAAAGAGATCCCTGTTGGAAGGATTGCGACTGCGGAGGATATTGCCGGTCCAATTTTATTTCTCGCTTCGGATCTTGCTCGCCACATTAACGGGGAAATACTAAATGTGAATGGCGGAAGTATTTTGTGCGGCTAA
- a CDS encoding enoyl-CoA hydratase-related protein gives MEYKNILFEIKNNIAFVTINRPDKLNALNNSTLDELKNCFNEIKYDNTVNVAIITGAGEKAFVAGADISELNKLNTVEGKLFSEKGQEVFNIIEKLGKPVIAVVNGFALGGGCELALACHIRIANEKAKFGQPEVNLGIIPGYGGTQRLTRLINSGLSSELILTGEPINSTEALRIGLVNKVYSSEETMSKAIEMAEKISSKGQIAVKMALRAIVSRSETSEAEGQNQESSLFAICCGTDDFKEGTLAFLEKRKPNFKNE, from the coding sequence ATGGAATACAAAAACATTTTATTTGAGATAAAAAATAATATTGCATTTGTTACAATCAACAGACCGGATAAATTAAATGCTCTCAATAATTCAACTCTTGATGAACTAAAAAATTGTTTTAACGAAATTAAATATGACAATACTGTTAATGTCGCAATTATAACTGGCGCAGGCGAGAAGGCTTTCGTTGCCGGGGCTGATATCTCCGAGCTAAATAAATTAAACACAGTTGAAGGAAAACTATTTTCAGAGAAGGGGCAAGAAGTTTTTAACATTATTGAAAAGCTGGGCAAACCGGTAATTGCGGTTGTAAACGGTTTTGCACTTGGCGGAGGATGTGAGTTAGCATTAGCATGTCATATACGTATTGCAAATGAAAAGGCAAAGTTTGGTCAGCCGGAAGTTAATCTCGGAATTATTCCCGGATACGGCGGAACCCAACGCTTAACTCGTTTAATAAATTCCGGTCTTTCCTCAGAATTGATTTTGACCGGTGAACCGATTAATTCAACTGAAGCACTGAGAATCGGTCTTGTGAATAAAGTTTATTCAAGTGAAGAGACAATGAGCAAAGCGATCGAGATGGCAGAAAAAATTTCTTCTAAAGGACAAATTGCCGTAAAAATGGCATTGCGAGCAATAGTCTCTCGTAGCGAAACATCTGAAGCCGAAGGTCAAAACCAGGAATCGAGTTTATTTGCTATCTGCTGCGGCACCGATGATTTTAAAGAAGGCACTTTAGCATTCCTGGAAAAAAGAAAACCAAATTTTAAAAATGAATAA
- the truA gene encoding tRNA pseudouridine(38-40) synthase TruA — protein sequence MNNYRLTIQYDGSNYAGWQVQKNAMSVQQKVIDAVEVINKERVNLIGSGRTDTGVHAWGQVANFRTVNELDIYKFKYSLNSILPNDISIIKMGKVDENFHARFDARSRSYIYIFSHHKSPFFYKYSHYYPPINKIDFSDLNRLSKVLLGEHDFTSFSKKNKDIEDKICNVSEIWWRKGKDISMFYITANRFMHGMVRTIVGTLLYAAEKNLDENYLLKVFEEKNREEAAEAVPAKGLFLFKVRY from the coding sequence GTGAACAATTATCGGCTAACTATTCAATATGACGGTTCCAATTATGCAGGCTGGCAGGTTCAGAAAAATGCCATGTCGGTTCAGCAAAAAGTTATTGATGCTGTTGAAGTCATAAATAAAGAACGTGTGAATTTAATCGGCTCAGGCAGAACGGATACCGGTGTTCATGCATGGGGACAGGTGGCTAACTTTAGAACTGTGAATGAATTGGACATTTATAAATTCAAGTACTCGCTCAATTCAATTCTGCCTAATGATATATCAATTATAAAGATGGGAAAAGTTGATGAAAATTTTCATGCCCGGTTTGATGCGAGAAGCAGAAGTTATATTTACATTTTCAGCCATCACAAATCACCTTTCTTTTATAAGTATTCTCATTACTATCCTCCAATAAATAAAATTGATTTTTCTGATCTGAATCGATTATCAAAAGTTTTATTAGGCGAGCACGATTTCACTTCCTTCTCAAAGAAAAATAAAGATATTGAAGACAAAATCTGCAACGTCTCAGAAATCTGGTGGAGAAAAGGGAAAGATATTTCAATGTTCTATATTACGGCAAACCGTTTTATGCACGGAATGGTTCGCACGATTGTAGGCACTTTACTTTATGCCGCTGAAAAAAATCTAGATGAAAATTATTTATTAAAAGTATTTGAAGAAAAAAACAGAGAAGAAGCAGCCGAAGCGGTTCCGGCAAAAGGTTTATTCTTATTTAAAGTGAGGTATTAA
- a CDS encoding DUF2231 domain-containing protein, which produces MEFLSQIHPRIVHFPVAFFIMYFILETFGMILKKDHLVKAAYLLLIAGVFTALIAVLTGNQAYTAAKLLIGKKSDLNELIEIHENYATITVWYFSAVLIFRTYLMAKKKIWKSITSENNNLKYAFVLLGLIGCYLIYMTGIHGGDLVFQHGIGTQIFVK; this is translated from the coding sequence ATGGAATTTCTATCACAGATTCATCCGCGTATTGTTCATTTTCCGGTAGCATTTTTCATTATGTATTTTATTCTTGAAACGTTTGGAATGATTTTGAAAAAAGATCATTTGGTAAAAGCCGCTTACCTGTTGTTAATTGCCGGAGTTTTCACAGCACTTATAGCAGTACTAACCGGTAATCAGGCTTATACTGCAGCTAAATTGTTAATCGGTAAAAAAAGTGATCTGAATGAGCTTATCGAAATTCATGAAAATTATGCAACAATCACAGTCTGGTATTTTTCTGCTGTTCTAATTTTTAGGACTTACTTGATGGCTAAGAAAAAAATTTGGAAGTCAATAACTTCAGAAAACAACAACTTAAAATATGCATTTGTATTATTGGGATTGATAGGCTGTTATTTAATTTATATGACGGGAATTCATGGGGGAGATCTAGTCTTTCAACATGGAATTGGCACTCAGATCTTTGTAAAGTAA